A genomic stretch from Sulfuricurvum sp. includes:
- a CDS encoding DUF3995 domain-containing protein: MSVITIFTIIALCLIGLLHFYWAMGGKFAALQAIPTENGKPLINPGKIAAVMVGLALFGFAFVAYILYFYDLSTSHYRDYFIISGWILSGIFTLRGIGEFNAVGLFKKIKSSEFAYYDTRFYTPYALFMGLVFAILAYGA; the protein is encoded by the coding sequence ATGAGTGTTATAACCATTTTTACTATTATCGCATTATGTCTGATTGGATTGCTCCATTTTTATTGGGCGATGGGTGGTAAATTTGCAGCTTTACAAGCGATACCGACAGAGAATGGCAAGCCATTGATAAATCCGGGAAAAATAGCTGCTGTTATGGTAGGATTGGCATTATTTGGATTTGCTTTTGTCGCCTATATCCTCTATTTTTATGATTTGAGTACGTCGCATTATCGGGATTATTTTATCATTAGCGGATGGATTTTATCGGGTATATTTACCCTTCGAGGTATCGGAGAGTTTAATGCAGTCGGATTGTTTAAAAAAATAAAATCATCTGAATTCGCCTATTATGACACCCGTTTTTACACCCCATATGCGTTATTTATGGGGTTGGTATTCGCTATTTTGGCGTATGGAGCATAA